GGTTTGCCCAAAATCGGCGTTTCGTAATACAGCCCGAAGTTATCCTGCTGATCGATATACTCCGAGATGATCGCCGTCTGCGCCTGGCGAAACTCATGCCCCACCATAAATCCCCAGCTGAAATTGTAGCTGGCGAAGTAGAAGTGGCCCAGCAGCGCCACCACGAAGAACCCGAACGTCCATCGGGAAGAGAGCAAATGCGGCGAAGCGGACGGGGCTGTCTCAGGCATGGGAAACGCGCACTTAGCAGGATTCCCGCGCCCCCTGTCAACAAAGCCCTCTGCCCGTCGTAAGCAGCCAACGCAAAACACATTACCGACACGTCACCGTCTCCCAACCGCCATTCCTAATTCAAATTATTTGCCCCGCCGACCCGCCGGGAAAAACCACGCTTTACTGTGCCGTTTCCCGCCGCTTCATTCGGCGGTTTCATGTTCGAGAACGACTTTTGCCGATACTTCATCGATGAGCCGATTGATTGGAATCTATCCCAAGAAATCGTCGATATCCGCGGATGGGTATTGGCCAAGAGTGGTGAAGAGATCGTCGACCTGCGCGCCCGCCTCGATGGCGTGATCTTCTACGGCATCATCGGCCTGCATCGCCCGGACATTCGCGACACCTTCGACGCCGGCGCCCCGGGCCTCAAATCCGGTTTCCGCGTCAACGTCCGCCCTTGGATCGGCGCCCGCCAACTCGCCCTCGAGGGCATGCTGCGCGACGGCTCCTGGGTCGAGTTCTGCCAGCGCGACGTGACCGTCACCGGCGACAAGGTGCCCCCGGCCCAGCCCAAGCCCTACGTGCGCTCCGAGGTGCTGGAGGAGTCCCTTTACTACCTCTACCGCCATTTCCACTTCGAGAGCAGCACCCAGCTCCGCGCCGAAGCCCGCCGCGTGCTCGCCGAGATCTCCGTCAACCAGACCGAGATGCTCCCCGAAAACGACCTCATCGGCTACCTCGACCTGCCCGACTTCTGGATCAACGCCCACTACGAGAAGTTCCGCGTCTCCGGCTGGGCCTTTTCCAAGGACCAAACCATTTCCCGGCTCCACGCCACCATCGGCAACGTCGACGAAAACCGCCTCGTATGGGGCAAGGAGCGCGACGACGTTCTCGCCCACAACCCCGGCTACCCGCAGGCGCTCAAGTCCGCCTACTACGGTCTGGTCGACGTCCGTCCCGATTCCTTCAGCCCGGCCTGCCTCAAGATCTGGGTCGACTACCCCGACCAGCCCCGCCAGCTCCTCCGCTCCAAGCGCCTCTTCGTCAACAAACTCGACGAAAACTCCGGCCCCATCCCTTACTACAGCCACTTTCAGTTTGTTCGCGTCATGCTCGCCTTCGTCCGCGAGCTGCGTCGCGGCGGCTACGAACTCGAGAGCTGGTCCGACCTCTGGGAGGCCATGCGCCGCACCCGCGCCAAGCTGGCCGACAAGATGGTGCGCGGGGGCAAAAAGGCCAACACCCCGCCGCCTCCCACCCCGTGGGAACGCAAGGAGCCCTACGATCTGTGGTTCCACCACAACCGCCTCACGCCGCGCCTGCTCAAGTTCCTCGCCGAGACCGCCAAACCCATCTCCGCGCGCGGTCCCAAAATTTCCATCGTCGTCCCCACCTACAACACGCCGGCCAAGTTCCTCGATGAGCTCATCGCCTGCGTGAAGGCCCAGGTCTACACCAACTGGGAACTCTGCATCGCCGACGACAATTCCCCGCAAAAGCACGTCGTCAAAAAACTCGCCGCCGCGGCCGCCGCCGATTCGCGCATCAAATATGTCGTGCGCAGCGAAAACGGCCACATCTCCGCCGCCACCAACAGCGCCTTGGAGCTGGCCACCGGTGAATACGTCAGCTTTCTCGACCACGACGACCTGCTCCCGGCCGACGCCCTCCTCCACGTCGCCGAAGCCATCCTCGAACACCCCGCGGCCGACTTCCTCTACACCGACGAGGACAAGATCGATGCTTCCGGCCGCCACTACGACCCGCAGTTCAAGGGCGAGTGGAATCCCGAGATGGCCATCACTCACAACTACACCCACCACCTGCGCACCATCCGCCGCAGCGTCATCGAAAAGGTGGGCGGCCTGCGCGTGGGCTACGAGGGAGCCCAGGACATCGATCTCATCCTGCGCTGCGTTGAGCACATCGACGACGCCAACATCCGCCACGTTCCGTTCGTCTGCTACCACTGGCGCGCCCACGAGGAATCCACCGCCCAGCGCGGCGACCAAAAGGGTTACCTTTTCGACGCCGCCCGCCGCGCCATTGCCGATGCCGTCGAACGCCGCGGTCACCGCGCCGAGGTGTTCATCCCCGGCCATCTCGAGGAAAACGCCCTCTGCCTCCACCAACTCAAGTGGTCGCCCGAGCTCCTTGCCGAGAACCCGGTCACCATCGTCATCCCGACCCGCAATCAGGCCAAGATCCTTCAGGCTTGCCTCGATTCCCTCGAACGCACGGTCAACTGGGATCACACCAAACTCATCGTCGTCGATGACGGCTCCGACGAGAGCGACGCCCAGACCCTGCTCGCCCGCGTCGAGACCCGCGAGGACCGCCCGTGGCGCGTCCTGCGCCCGATCCGCGGCCAGGACGGTGAGTTTAACTACTCCCGTCTCGTCAACCTCGGCACGAACGCCGCCGACACGCCGCTCGTCCTGCACCTCAACAACGACATCGAGGCGCTCGAACCGGGTTGGTTGGAGGACATGGTCGGCTGGATGTCCGTCAACGGCGTCGGCGTCGTCGGCGCCCGCCTGATCCACCGCGACGAGACCCTCAACCACGCCGGCATCTGGGTCGGTCCCAACGGCGGCCTCGCCCACGGCATTTTTGTCGGCCTGCCCAAGGACGACTTTGGTTACCTCTTCCTGCCGCACGCCGCCCGCGACACAACCGCTGTCACCGGCGCCTGCCTGCTCACCCGCACGGACCTCTACAACCAGCTAGGCGGCTTCGACGAGAAGGACTTCTGCGTCGCCTACAACGACGTCGACTACTGCATGCGCGCCCTCCGCGCCGGCTACCGCACCGTCTACTCGCCGCAGGCCACGCTCATCCACCTCGGCTCCGCCACCCGCGGCATCAGCTACACCGAGAAGGAGCACCTCGCCTTCGTCCAAAAGTATCCGGGATTCCGCGATCCGCACTTCAGCGAGTCGGTCGAATACGCCAATCCGTCCTTCCGCATCAACGCCTACGACCACCGCCACGCCTCCCGCCCGCTCAAGCTCCGCGTCGCCGTCGTTTCTCACAACCTCAACCTCGAGGGCGCGCCGCTCTTCATCGTCGAATACGCCAAGCACCTCCAACACGTCGCCGGCTGGGACGTGAAAGTCATCGCGCCCATGGAAGGTCCGCTGCGCGAGAACTTCACCGCCATCGGCCTGCCGCCCGAGGTCATCGACATCGAGTGCGCCACCAAGGCCGCCACCGCCGCCGATTTCGCCAAGGGCATCGATCAGCTCGCGAAACTCGAGATCTGGCAGGACGTCGATCTCATCGTCGGCAACACCATGCTTTCCTACTGGGTCGTGCCGCTCGCCCAAAAGCTCGGTCTGCCCAGCTCGATGTATATCCACGAGAGCAATACACCGCGCCGCTTCTTTTCCGAGCACCGCCTCGCCACCGACGAGGTCATCCCGCTCATCGACAAGGCCATGA
This portion of the Actomonas aquatica genome encodes:
- a CDS encoding glycosyltransferase; the encoded protein is MFENDFCRYFIDEPIDWNLSQEIVDIRGWVLAKSGEEIVDLRARLDGVIFYGIIGLHRPDIRDTFDAGAPGLKSGFRVNVRPWIGARQLALEGMLRDGSWVEFCQRDVTVTGDKVPPAQPKPYVRSEVLEESLYYLYRHFHFESSTQLRAEARRVLAEISVNQTEMLPENDLIGYLDLPDFWINAHYEKFRVSGWAFSKDQTISRLHATIGNVDENRLVWGKERDDVLAHNPGYPQALKSAYYGLVDVRPDSFSPACLKIWVDYPDQPRQLLRSKRLFVNKLDENSGPIPYYSHFQFVRVMLAFVRELRRGGYELESWSDLWEAMRRTRAKLADKMVRGGKKANTPPPPTPWERKEPYDLWFHHNRLTPRLLKFLAETAKPISARGPKISIVVPTYNTPAKFLDELIACVKAQVYTNWELCIADDNSPQKHVVKKLAAAAAADSRIKYVVRSENGHISAATNSALELATGEYVSFLDHDDLLPADALLHVAEAILEHPAADFLYTDEDKIDASGRHYDPQFKGEWNPEMAITHNYTHHLRTIRRSVIEKVGGLRVGYEGAQDIDLILRCVEHIDDANIRHVPFVCYHWRAHEESTAQRGDQKGYLFDAARRAIADAVERRGHRAEVFIPGHLEENALCLHQLKWSPELLAENPVTIVIPTRNQAKILQACLDSLERTVNWDHTKLIVVDDGSDESDAQTLLARVETREDRPWRVLRPIRGQDGEFNYSRLVNLGTNAADTPLVLHLNNDIEALEPGWLEDMVGWMSVNGVGVVGARLIHRDETLNHAGIWVGPNGGLAHGIFVGLPKDDFGYLFLPHAARDTTAVTGACLLTRTDLYNQLGGFDEKDFCVAYNDVDYCMRALRAGYRTVYSPQATLIHLGSATRGISYTEKEHLAFVQKYPGFRDPHFSESVEYANPSFRINAYDHRHASRPLKLRVAVVSHNLNLEGAPLFIVEYAKHLQHVAGWDVKVIAPMEGPLRENFTAIGLPPEVIDIECATKAATAADFAKGIDQLAKLEIWQDVDLIVGNTMLSYWVVPLAQKLGLPSSMYIHESNTPRRFFSEHRLATDEVIPLIDKAMSEATRVVFIAEATRRIYAELNRYDNFRLINSWIDIERIENYIAATDRAALRKQLKIPENATVVVNVGSVCQRKGQHIFIRAIDHLHKQHGPEIEKRGPMLYVMVGAREGLYLETIENDIELMGLKNTRLIYETQDVYAWYRVADMFCCTSFEESFPRVLLEAASFKLPIVSTDVNGIPEMLTGNDEAYLIKAGDYHVLAATLKKALDRHFAGDTKMVSMAYTRISRFYDSRISLPHHVELARETYFG